TAAATTGTCCAAAGCCACTTCATTAGCAATGTCAACACAGATAAGAATCTAACATTAGACTTACCTCCACTGcttcagcattcaagttaacAATTGCAACATAGTAATTAGAGGATGTTAATATATCCTGCTGGATCAGGCCACTGCCTACAAATAAAAAGTTGGTTATCACCATAACAGACTAAGTACTGAAACCCATGTACACAAGCTTCTCAGCTTTGCCTCACCTCGTATAATTTGCCATAATAAGGTGGAATTCGGGTATGATGGGTCCTCAAGCCACTGATTAAGACCTTCACTACCTGCATTGGCTCAACTTTCACTAGAAACATCTACAGCAGCCACAAGCTTACTGAGGTTACTAAATGCAAATAGTTAGACTGCATGCAATACCAGATTAATTATCATAGAACTTGCATTCTATTTGACAAAAAAGCTTGTGGCACTGTGTGAATACTAACATTTGAGCACTCTATATCTATTCAATTCAAacataataatgaaaaaaataatgaaacatCAAGCATTGAGATGGTAGATGCATTCCCCCCCTCAattagaaataaggatgataGAAGTTTTGATCAACAAGCCTAAGTCAAGGATCAACACAAACATGATTAACATCCAACTTTAGATCTTTGCCACAACAATTgaacaaattttacaggttttccaaaattttaactGAGGTGGTCTGCAACAATCAACGAAACTGCCAAAACACCTCCATGGTCCAAAACTGGcagaattgagaaattaaaaattGCCAAAGGCATAAGAGACAGGAAAGTAATCAGGAACTAGAGTGCCTTTAAAACCCTGCAGAAGACCCAAGTCCACAGCACAGGCCACACACGCGATGCACCTTCTTTTTTCCTAGTTAAGTAGAATTAGCTCAATAGTTACAGAGAAACCAAAACCAGGTCTCTGCCTCCATTTCGTCTTGGGCAAAACCAAAAGGACTATAACACGTGTTAAACCAAACTTGTCTAACATGCAGTTAGAGAATGCCTTGCGCTGCTTCATGTTGGTTCAGGATGGCTTTGATTACATTATCAACTACATTGAAACGTGTGTTTTGTATTTTCCACACTCTTCCCTCTTCATAGTGGGAAGAGGAATGTCAAGCACAAATACTTCCTGTCTTATCTGTTAGCTGCTAGAATACCATCATAAACAAAATACTTGTCATAAATCAACTTACAATAAgtatcaaatagaacaaaatcaGAACACAACAATATGTTAGAATCTGTAATCAAGCATTTACTCAGCAAAGTTTAATCAAGTAATGGAAATCAAGCATAAAGCACAAGATTTGATCTCAGAGTCCACTAAAATAATTGTAGAAACACACAACTGTCAATAGTGAGCATTACAAGAGAAAAAACCCTACAAAAGAGCTTCTCTTGAGAAGTATAGACTTACCTTGGGCAATTACAAAGACTAAAGAAGAGGAGCTTGGAGAGTTAACATCGTATGAAACATTTACTTGAGATCCTTCATTTAAGAAATATATCCATTCCTGTTGCACCAAGAAATTGACTGAATTTACCAGAACTAACAAAGATGAAAACAGGCGGCAAATTAAAGCTAACAAACTTGCCTTGTGATTGCCGGAGAAGAGAGTGGTTTTATGAGTCTCAGACCAGGAGGTTACAACATCCAGTGGTGGGTCTTTGTGGAATCCATATAGCATAACTCCATTAGCTGCCTCGTGAATTTCCGCTATCTAATAAACTCAATTTAGGTTAAAGCGGGGCACTACAAGGATTTTTAGAGAAGAGTGAACAGTAAGCAAAAGAAAGTACCTTTACATACTCCACGAAAAAGGAATTAGGCTTTATCAGGATCGAAGAGTACGGTCCGAGCAACAAGCTTGCAGGACCATATACGCCCATTATCATAGTCATAGATACTGGAAAAGAACATAATCAAAATCAGGGACAGGAAAGGAGAAAAAATTTGGTTTCTGTAACGTTTTTCCAACAACTTCCCAAAGCTAAAAAAATTACTGAAAAGGAACAGTAGTTGACATTTAGGTAGACAACAGAATATAATTGCTGCATGTGCTGTTTATTATTTAGATTCAAGACGGACTTCTACAAGTGTGCAAAACAGATAGAACAGACACGTATATTCAATTTATTAATACGTTCTTTTCATGGTAAACCATTCGTACGCGCATCATTACCAGCAACTTCAGTGGAAAGTTTTTTGCAAGAGAGCATTTCCCAAAACTACAATTACTAATATAAAGTATAAACTAACCTTCAAAAGTGGAAATGAATTTAAGGCGGAATGTCAAAtaataaaaagcaaaaacacAAATGTTATTCAAAACAATTGAACCCAAAAGGTTGAAGGAAGTTTATACCGAAGAACCAGTAGGCGAGGATAACGACAAAGCAAGACAACGAGTCGCCTCTCATCCGTCCCACAACATCATGTGCGTTCTCCGTTACCGTTGAATATGCGTTATAGGACAAGCTCGTCCTCTGCTGTATCAGCTCCGGATATCTTAGTCCGTTACCCTCCGCTTCCTCTTCGGCAGCGGCTGTCTCCTCCTCTTGCACCTGCGAATTCGTCGACGACGTTGATGCAACACCAAAATCTTCTCCGTTTCTGGTTGAGTCCGTTGACGGCGAGCTCGAAGCAGCCGAAGTAGTCGGCGGAGATTGATTATTGTTTTCCATTCTGAAAAAAGTTATAAATATGCATAAATATACGgagaaattaaaatttgaagctTGAATGATATGGAACCCCAATTACGATTTTAAACTTACCGAAAAACTGGGCATTGGGTCTGGAATAGTCCATGTAAAGAAAGCGAGTAACTGATTTTTTCTCGGGGTGGGCGTTTTCGGTCTTTAGTTCACCAAGAAGTCAGCTCCAGAGCTGCTTAGCTCGACTGTTAGTTATGAACCGAATATAGCGACGGTTAGGTAGACTGCGATTGTCGACCGACAGAATTGTATAATCAATTAGAATGGATCAGGTTCAACATATTTGGCGCCAATTGGGCGCCCCCCCAAGTCCTATCTGCTCTTCCCTTCTACTGGTAAGAATTGGGGGGACGCCCaaaacaataaataataataataataataataattacatTTCCACCCCTGAAGTTTGTCCAAATTACGGAACAAATCTCATAGTTTGACCAGATTACATTTACCCCCTACCATTAATCTTGTCAACAACCAACTAACAAATCTAATCTAATAAAATGACAACGATGCCTTCTGtacatttgaaaataaaaactaaacaaaataaTATAGCATTTTgttgtaaataaaaaaaaaaaaaagagccaaggggaaaaaatcaataaattaagAAATTTATAAACACCATAATATTAATTTCCCAGAACATACGCGTATGTAGTATAATATGTAGGGAAAAGGTAGGAATAAAGAGAGACTAAATAAATTGAAAAcgaaatagaaataaaaaaaaattaaacaaaaatcgCCTTTAGGAAAAAATggtcaaagaaaaaagaatgataGCCTCTAAGCCTCTATAtccctttcttccttcctttatAGATTCCAACTTGTTCTCCACCATTAATGCTACCACCATCGTCTTCCCACTCCACTATAAAAGCAATAAGATAGTTTGTAAGTCGATGGTTTCCCTGACCAAAAGGTTCAATCTCCAAACACTTGATTACAAAAGCCACTATAAAGAAACAAGCTACGCTTCATGACTTAtatttatcccaaaaaaaaaagtcaagagaAGAGCTTTGAAGTAACAAtccatataaaaagaaaataaaactagtatTCACCCAACAATAATTTGTGAGTATCCCCAATATATAGTAGATTTAGTTTGATTAGTCTATCTATTTTGTTTCATGTGTACATGcagatgaaaataaaatagatGGTGGAAGAAGATGCATTGTGGCAGATGAAATAATTTCTATTTTGGGTCTTGGTGTATTTGTTACACAATTTTAggatgatttaattttttttaatctaaatGGACTTGTAGGAGTAATATGTTAAAATTGTGTAATATATATTCATTAAATaatacaaattttcaaaactttagaattacaaataaataatcaagtataaTAATATAGATAGAGTGAGTgtaattaaagaaaattaataaaagaaaaattgtccgttaattgataaaaaaaatcaagaaagaaataatCATTGTAAACATATATAATGTAGGGAATTAATAAATTGAATTTTACTACACATAAAAAAGTATagaatgattaaaaaaataaaagtttgtctgttatgaaacaattaaaagtatggatgtccctttgtattcttaagagaattaattcttgatttatgattacattatgtatagaaattacaatccataaatctattcatgtagtggagaaaccgtttcataagttttttcatattcttgtaatagtgggtgtttaatagaattgatgtacctttaatcttgtagtacctatatatagagatACATTGACACCTTTTGGAAAAACTTTTGTATTAGTTGGAATCATTAGAATATCATTCTCTATTACTCTACTTTTCCTCTAATATCTTCATTCATAATAtagtagtttattttgttttacaaTACGTTATCAGCACCAGTCTCTATttttgagcaaaaggtgaaaacggAGCCTCTATCTTGAGTAAAAGTGAAACAAGAGATTCTGCCCGTATTTTTTCGGTAACTTCTGTCTACTTATTGAGGTAAATTTTTGACACataaatttatttcaatttcttatggctaaCATTTGAATTATCGAAAAAATACAAGTTTCTATTGCTGAGCAATCATTAAACACAAATATATACTGTTTGACATCTTTGAGATAATATTTCTCCTTTTAATTCTACTTATTTATCTTTAgaattatttgttataaatacTTATATTCTGATGCAATGAATTTTGGAGATGCtattatagaaaatcaattatatttgaggatctacttgtcctttgaaatatttaaagaaaaagattcgatCACCTGAAAATGATCGTTCTTTAACGAAAATATTTGACCACCAGAAGATGGTCATTATTTCAAAGTCTGGTATGATAAATTTACTTATGGCTACAAGTACATAATTCTGCTATGTTTAGAATTATTTTTTAgttgaaaataatattttctacatatttctCAAATATGCTCTTGTAGTAGCAATATTGAGAGAAAATTTGAGAAGTATTTTGTACTTATTGCATGCTAATTCTAGTCCATTTCTAGAAGTGAGTGtgactaaatttcaatttatagTTATGATTGCTGCTATGACTATGattttgataaatatatattttatcaTGACAAGAGAAAAAATTACCACTTGAAGTGGGATAATAATGATAAGGACAATAAAGTAAGAATCCTGAAGATAAATGTCCCGAAATACATTTGACGAATTAAAATTATAATATCATTTTCACGTGAACAATTTCTTTAAACATCCTGAAGATGTATGATAATtgatttaattaacttttcttCCTGAAAAAGAAATTGATGTTAAATATTTGAGATCAAAGGATTATGGAGATGAAATTTGTCCCATAAGAATTATGGTGACACTGATATGTATCTCATTAATAAGTGCTACTATATACACTATATTCCAATGGAAGAGACAAACACACTCAGTTGTAGTGTTTAAATGATTGAAAACTCCAGAAAAGTAACTACTATATTTTTTCCTATAATAGAAAAGTTTATCATAAATAAAACACAACTTTTTACAATGTctcaaaaaatttattgaatatgAATATCCGACAAAATGGATATCAAATTGAGACACTAAATGAAACAATAATAAAGATCATGTTTAGAAATCAAATGAGATAAATGTTAATTGTATCATAATAATCATTCGAAAGAGAAATTGTTATCGATATAGTTgtcttcattctcatttgatttggcaaaagtgaaaatatttgagAGCcgacaaatatttatacatatcccctttatattatatatgactctaaaaaaatttaaaatttatgtaGGGTATGAATCACCTTTTACGATtaaatattgtgaaatattGATGGGTGATctattgaatgatttatttattctgatgAACTACGATTCCCGACATTAAGGGGAGGAAAAAATTAACCGAAAGGAAATCACTTGAAAAATTGAATTTActcgatcctcatacaaaataatgtaaactagaagttcaagaaatttttctTGTAGAAAGTTATATTTATCGACTCCAGAAGAGTCATTAAATCAACTATTCCTGTAGAAAATACTCTGGTTAAAATTGATATTCCTGAAGGACATACACAAGTGCTACAAATAAATTTAATACCGGCCTACCTAAATAAAGTATAAATTGATTTCGAATAATTCcgaaaattaaataaatgtcaTGAAAAAATTCAATCTCTTGAAGAGGTCATTCCCGAAAAACCAACTCctgaagagaatgaaatcatagaaaatttaattgaaacctaatgaaatgtagcacttgatattatagaagTTGATGAGAATCATAAATCTAGATCAGTTGATGAATGTCGGTATAGAAATGATTGGGCAAAGTGGAAAGATGCGATCCAATCTAAATTAGATTTATtgattaaaagaaaagtttttagACTTATAGTCCAAACACCTAAAGGTGTAAAGCTAGTAGGTTAAAAATTTTCACAAAGGTTTGaatttgattatgatgaaacgtattcacctgcaatggatgctatcacatttagatatcttgtgagttTTGCAATACATGAAAAACTAAAGATACGTTTAATGGACATTGTTATTGcatatttatatgaaaattttaCAAATGATATTTATATAAGAATTCCCAAAGGattcaacatgcctgaagcatgcaaatcaaattctaaagatatttattctattaaattataaaattttttttatgggtTCAAATAATCtggacgtatgtggtataaTCGCCTCAATAAATGTCTAACTAAAGAAGATTATACAATGATCCAATATATCCAtgtgtttttatcaagaaaaatggatcaaattttgtgataattgctgtatatgttgatgatctaaatttgattggaactcctaaagaaattcaaaatagtgttgaatatttaaaaaaagaatttgagatcaaagattttggaaagacaaaattATGCATTGATTTACAAATTAAgcatttgaaaaatgaaatttttatccACCAAACTGCATATACTCGAAAGGTATTAAAACGGTTTTATATGGATAAGGCACATATATTAAGTATTCCAATGGTTGTCAGATCATTATATCTTAATAAGGATCCTTTTAGATCGCTATAGGAAGATGAAAAGATATTTGAtcctgaagtaccatatctcagCGTCATTGGCGAAGAATATTGGAATGCGacgattaaaagatctcaaataatatttacatcatggggagaaattaatacacaagaatagtgtactctttttccttcactagagTTTTTGTCTCGATGAATTTTTCCATGGTAAGGTTTTAACGAGccatattctttgtgtaataGACATCCAAGCGAGAGTattatgaaacaattaaaagtatggatgtccatttgtattcccaagataattaattcttgatttatgattatattatgtatagaagttacaatccataatctattcatgtagtgggAAAATCGtttcataaattttttcatattcttgtagtagtgggtgtttaatagaattgatatacctttaatcttgtagtacctatatatagaggtacattgacactCTTTGGAAAATCTTTGTATTAGTTGGAATCATTAGAATATCATTCTCCATTGTTCTACTTTTCCTCTAATATCTCCATTCATACTATAGTAGTTTATTTTAGTTTACAATATTGTCCATATTTTAGTAATAGCAACAAATAATCAATGTAACCATATATAAAGTAGAGAATTAATACATTTCTATAAATAAGAAAAGTATAGAATAATagggaaaaataaaagtttttccaaattttaataattataaaaaattaccAATCCAATAATAAGGATAGAGAATGTGATTATAGATAATTAAACTAgggaaaaattaacaaaaaatacatcaaggcatcaattataaaaatgcatataaaatatgtaattaatatatttttgaaatttactaTAACAAGGAGCAAAAAAAGGTTGTAATTTATTGttataaaatagataaataataaAATCCTCCGAGAAATATAAGCAAACACAATTTTTTTCACatggaaaaagataaaatttttatttgagaaAATACAACTAACTCAACAACTTACTAGAGTGGGAAATAAATAGTGACATGCTTTGTCCAAATAGCACTAAACTAGGTGGTGACACCGCGCTGTGCACGATGGAATACATGCCCAGTTAATGTTTAGCTAGTAATGTTGGTGAGAATGAAAATTAGTGAAATACTAAACAGAGTAAAATTTTTTGAGCAATACAATTTTGTTATAAATATTGAATAGTCATCCGAAAGAGGTTCTAGTTCTACAGGCATTCTAAATATGAAAATCAAACAAGTTCAATTTTAGTCTTGAATGCTTAGGTTGTTGAAGCTGAGCTGATCAACGCCTAGAAAAGCATCCAAAAAGTATGAAGTTATAATGCTGAACACAGTAGCTCGAGATAGCCTGAATGCAGCAGAGCCAAAAATTTGATAGATATCAACGAAAAGTTCCACCAAATTCATCCAAAATTGAACAAGGCCATCAGGCAGATCAATAGCTTCTCCATCATCAATAAACATAGAATCGTTCACCTGTCCAAAAGACTCCAAATTAATCATAATCCAGAcaaaaaatgaggaaaaggaaagaatctTGCAATACATgtatttgaaaacaaaattatTCCCACATACactattttctcaaaatattaaTATGACCAAAAATGAACTGACATATGGACTCTTTCTCCACTACTGGCCTATTTTCCAATTTGCAGGGAAGCGTACAACGGATGAAAAGGTCACACATGTATTGCAACATAGTAAAGATTCTGTAACAATTACAACGGAAGCACTAATATTTCAACTTTTCCATGTCTTCACTAATAGGATAAACCTTCAATCATCTAACAACTTAGCCAAGGATGAACAGGCCTCTAGACTTGCTTTTAAAAGCATACACAGTGACCATGAATCTTGTAAGCAACTACCACCCCTGGAAAAAGATAAACTACTTTTACCCACTAAGATTATTCTCCAGCTC
The Coffea arabica cultivar ET-39 chromosome 6c, Coffea Arabica ET-39 HiFi, whole genome shotgun sequence genome window above contains:
- the LOC113692781 gene encoding E3 ubiquitin-protein ligase APD2 isoform X1 produces the protein MENNNQSPPTTSAASSSPSTDSTRNGEDFGVASTSSTNSQVQEEETAAAEEEAEGNGLRYPELIQQRTSLSYNAYSTVTENAHDVVGRMRGDSLSCFVVILAYWFFVSMTMIMGVYGPASLLLGPYSSILIKPNSFFVEYVKIAEIHEAANGVMLYGFHKDPPLDVVTSWSETHKTTLFSGNHKEWIYFLNEGSQVNVSYDVNSPSSSSLVFVIAQGSEGLNQWLEDPSYPNSTLLWQIIRGSGLIQQDILTSSNYYVAIVNLNAEAVEVQLNMRLKTYLYNTTGAYYQCGLTESGCSFKLSFTGGHTALLTSPAPTPGRGNNESHVKLSYGPRWVTYVVGIGGMTILMLVAFHFFIHLRCTNQDGSRIRFGETGSARTPLLENKDDDISSWGSSYDSVSQDDEDAEEGQAAGSLEGISAKDGEYNNNIRRLCAICFDAPRDCFFLPCGHCVACFACGTRIAEAAGACPICRRNMKKVRKIFTV
- the LOC113692781 gene encoding E3 ubiquitin-protein ligase APD2 isoform X2 — protein: MENNNQSPPTTSAASSSPSTDSTRNGEDFGVASTSSTNSQVQEEETAAAEEEAEGNGLRYPELIQQRTSLSYNAYSTVTENAHDVVGRMRGDSLSCFVVILAYWFFVSMTMIMGVYGPASLLLGPYSSILIKPNSFFVEYVKIAEIHEAANGVMLYGFHKDPPLDVVTSWSETHKTTLFSGNHKEWIYFLNEGSQVNVSYDVNSPSSSSLVFVIAQGSEGLNQWLEDPSYPNSTLLWQIIRGSGLIQQDILTSSNYYVAIVNLNAEAVEVQLNMRLKTYLYNTTGAYYQCGLTESGCSFKLSFTGGHTALLTSPAPTPGRGNNESHVKLSYGPRWVTYVVGIAIQVE